The DNA window ACTGCATAATTTTAGGAACTTAAAGTGGCCCAGAAATGCCAAGGACATGTTTGGAAAGGGCTACCGCATGAGCATTTTTAAACGAAAAGTGGTCATCGTGCATCATTTACATGAattcaaaattgaaaattgcCTGTAGATGTAAATCTGCAAATGCACAGCAAAACTAATCGTGCACAACCTTAAAAGATGACTGCATTGCTTACACTAAACATTGTAATCATATTATATGCATTGTAAAAGGAAACAAAACGTTTTGACAATTGATTACCTGGGAGTATTTCTGTGGCACACTTGTGGGCTGAGTTGCTCAACTTCCTGCAGCTGCAAGAGCAAATGAAGAGTGCAGCAGAAAGAGCTGCTTAGaagctgagagaaagagagagagcagatgGGCGGGAAATGTGTCTGAAACTTGACAGCCAGACCTTGTTCAAGCTCGAAAATGCATGTACTCTACGCTGCATAATACAGTGCATCACCTTTATTATTAGTTCGGATCAATACTGGTTTCACACTGTGATATAAATGCACCGCATTTAGCCATAAAATATAAACCAAAGATGAACTGACCATTGAACGTTACCTATCAACACAGCTTTCACACATATATTGCAAACCAAATCAAATAGCACAAATCCAAAGCATTCTGTGaataaatgtgtgcgtgtgcagtAACCATCATCACTCAACGGTCTGTCTTTCATCAGACACATGCACGCTGCTGATGGCAATGGCAGAGGAAGCTGGTTTGTGGTTTTTAGAGAGGCAAAAATGTAACAGCAACTGTTTCTTTCGACCCGTTTTGATTGCGAGTAAACTCAAGCAACGCACTGACATGAAAGATGGGATGGAAtgataaactaaacaaaataagcCGCATTGTTGAGCTGCTTGTGGACACACGGTATAATTAGATGTTTTCGCATCTTCTGTCGTTTGATGACCTGTTTAGCCAAAACAGCTTGAGAAGTCGTTCACAGTGGAGGAATTTAACTACCTAGCTGCCGAATAGCTTTGCATCCACACTGCATCTTTAAAAATCGGATACAATAACTACTTATCTCTGCACTGATTGTCATACAAATGCAGGATGCAAATGGTTAGtgtggtttatttttaacaggacTGAGTggctgtcacttttttttttgtctttttttctaccACAGTCTGTACTATATAGAGATTTAATTTCTAGTTTATTTCATCGTTCTTTACCGAGGCCTAAGAAAAAGCCTCGATTGTTGCGGTATCTTGTTACTGGGAAACCATTTCATTCCTCGTTGTCATTTCATGCATCTGCCACCTACCTCTGTTCCTTCTGAAAGAATCAGTGCCATTGTTCAGAGCGTTGATCCGATAAAGGTCAGCTGTCCACCAAGTCAGATGTTCTCAGACAGCTCACTTCATTTTCACTGAAAAGAATTCGAGAACGTTGAAAAACCACGTGCACAGTGTTTGGATACATTGACAGTACATGTGCGTGTGGCTTGTGAGCTCCTAGAGAGCTATAATCTTACACAGAGGAAAAGATGACAAGAGAGCAGTGCGGTTTGGAacagcgacagacacagtggtATTGGTGAAAATTTATATACCCTATATGCCACTTATAAGTAACTCCCTTAAAATAGGATTCTGGAATGTGGAAGGCATCGTCATGTGGTctgaagaggaaaaaatatatatataaaaaatctgaTAAGACTcaaacttctaaaaaaaaaaaaaaaaaacaatacagttgTATTTCATTGGCTGTTATATAGTATACTAGCAATGGTggcatatattttaatgtacaaataatgtatgtgctgatgttttttttttttttttttacagttttctgaAATACTTGTTTTGCTAACCTGAAATGACCTGTGCCTCGCTGAAGACCCATCGGGCATTACTGACAAACCTTAGGCCTGAACTGATGTAGCGATAACCCGccaaacatctttaaaaagaagaagaagaagacgacgaCGACGAAAAGGTTTTAGTTGCGTTATCTACGCCAAGCCACGAGGGGGCGTCTCAGACAAGTAGACGGAAgggtttttttgtgcaaaatatgCGACGAAGAAACCACGGGAGATGTCAACAAAAAAGTCGCATGAAAATTCCGCTGTCAGCTCGAAAAGTAAAGAGCTAAATTTGACCAATTACCACTAAAATCGACCGATATcttcttttcattaaaatttagAAAGGTCTCACAATGGCAGATGGAAACACTCTTTCCGGTGTGAATATTGTGCTTGTCATGACCTACGGCAGCTTGGTACGTACCCAACTACAtgacatttgtattattatttcattagttGACTAACAATAGCCGTAAAGCTGAAGCAATGTGGCTGTCTGAGTCGCCCATCCAGAAATTGCCCTATTATTGGCACCCGTTATACCTAAATAATATTGCCTGCATAACTTAGGCAGCTCAGTAACGTTTGAGAGGACCAGCTGAAAGGAAACGGTGTGTAATGTGTTGAATGAACCCTCTGTCGTTCTGCAGGTGTTCGTGCTGctgttcatttttgtgaaaagacAGATCATGCGCTTCGCCATGAAGTCCCGCAGAGGACCGCACGTCCCGCTGGGTCACAACGCACCAAAGGTATCAGATCCATAATAGCGTTTGTAGAGGACATTACATTCAAGACCATCCTGGACACGTCCCTGGTTTATTGTAGTAAAAGTAAAGATATATTGGGGGAAAGTATTgctataaaattgtaaaaatgaaatgaacctttctatgttttatttagtttttctttctcttttttttttacttcctaCTTAATTATTGTTTAAGCATAAAGTCATTTTCACTGCATGGTTCTTGTGGCGAGTCCAAAATATGCATCCAATCTTACATTTTCAATTTCTATGATTTCATTCTGTCTATGTACCgttgtgatgtttttgctgCTGTAATGCACTGAAGCAAGGCCGCGTCTTTTACAGGAGCTGAGAGAGGAGATCGATTCCCGTTTGTCTAAAGTGAATGACATCCGTTATGAGCCTCATCTGCTGTCTAAAGATGATGATCGATTGAAGCATCAAGGCCAGAATGGTGAGAGAGTTCTTTGTGAGTGTTATTGTGGATGTGAACACTTacgtctgtgtttgtgtctgtgcagGTTGTTATAATTACCTCTTCAGGATGCAAGCGTTAGACGCCATCAGAGACTCAGGTAAGAGCAGCCAAACATTTAGAGGCCTAgaagttttcattttcaatttcatttgatgcagatatttttacaattctaatgtagtttagaaaaaaaaaattgttgtttttttgcttacacattacaattttattttaacttgttattgttttagttttttcatattGTTCTACTGtagtttatgtgttttatttttatttttttagagctGTTAGTTAAGAGGTACTGTATGTACCTCTTTACTAACAGTGTGTAATTGCTATTTAGTGGCCTTTGTACGTGTGATTCAGAACTTATGAGTGTTAATAATAGCTGTGCATAAAAACCTAACATGATTGTAAGGgcatttgttcatttcatttagatttggatacattaaaatgtattttatgcagTTTAGTTCTTACTTTTAGTTCTCTGTCAATTTTCATTTGCTTCAGTTAACAagagtatttttgtttttgttttctctaatattaataatactgccatacatttacaaaacaattgCTTAACAAGGCTAAGTAAAACactaatactgtaaaattattctaatttaataactgatttctgttttaatattagtattatattatattgtattatattatttaaaagagcacagttaacttattttaaattctacCAAGAATCTATATgtctttacttttaaattaaatttagaataaaatgtatacctAAAACCTTTGAACGGTGGTGTAcattaaatgtatcatttagttacattatacatataatgggatatacatttagtttaaaattcTGAACTAAATATGCTTACTgagtttttattaaactttatataatatttatattatacttatgtattatattattaagttTCACTTGGggaaaattattgtaattagcttttgaaatagaaacctGTATGCATCCAGGTCTAGCTTATCCTGAAGTGATCCGCTTCTGTCCCGTCTGTAGATATCCCATTTCATGAGCTATGTCGCAGTGCCAGCGCTCTGACCGGCCGGCGCTACAGGAAGTGGCTGCAGGACCTGCGAAACTCTCACTCTCTGTTCAAATCAAGTCACAGTGCATTAATAGATCGCTTAATGGAGGGCTACGACAACGCTCGCCACGGGACAGGGGTCAGTCTGGAAGTTTAGTAAGATGTGTATGTACAGCAGGGGCGCTGCAGGACAATAAGAGGCATGCCATTTCTTTCCTGTAGGTGTTTGGTGAGGCAGAGTTTGTGAAGTATAAGGAAGATCTGGCAGAACTGGCAGATGTGTAAGTGCTGCCGTCCGATTTCTGTTGTTTGTCTCTCAAATGATCTCTCTAGTCACTCCGTTCTTCCTCGTTTCTCCGCAGTGTGAAGACCTACTCCAGCACCACCAGTCTAAACCAGCAGCACCAGTCAGCAGCTAAAGATCTGACCAGCTCCCCCGGGCCGTCCTCTGCCTCTACCATTCAGGTCACGTACCTGCCGTCCACCGGACAGCGCAGCAAGAGGCCCAAACACTTCCTGGAGCTCAAGAACTTCAAAGACAACTATAATACACTGGAGAGCACACTTTAGATGAATGAAACCCTTTTGCTCCCTGGAAAAGTCTTCATGTAGAAATTAAAACATTGGGAGATGCAGACAAATCGCCTCAAATCACATAGAGAATGTGAGAATGACTTAATATATGACAAAATCAGTGGGATAAATGTCAGGGCAACTGCTTTGGGCGCATTGTGAGAATGTTATGTTtgtagttttaatgtttttctgatGACGCTAACAGGAAGAGCATTTTTGTCCAATGTCAAAAGTCCCTGTTAACCAGTTTTTATTGGCAAGAATGGCCTTTTAATGTGAATAGGGAGtgtaaagtttatatatttattgtccAGAGAGCACCAACAAAGTACCGCTTAGCTGAGATGATGACTTTTCAAACGACAGGGTAAACGACAGAATTTGCATTtatgggtaaactattcctttaaccatCCAATTTTATACTATGGTTTTTAAGTAAGAACTTTTTCCACCTCCTTGAAAAGAGCTATGCCGAGGACAAGAAATTGGGAGAGAACTGTGTTACTGATTATTTCTTTTCAAGTGCAATTTTTGTTTTGGAGTTGATGTGGATGTGTGTGAAGGAAGGAAAGCGTGTCGTGAATTGATATGGTCGCTGTATGAGAGAACGTCTATGCTGATTttcaccttattgtaaagtctTATCAGATCTAATAGTGTCTGTGTCATCTGTACCTGCACTGCTTTGGCTGGCCGATCCTGCTCTGTTCCTGGAGATATAGACACTTACCTGTTCGCTTCAGCAGTTCTGACCCCGTTCCAGCACACCTGTCTGCAATTATCAAATGCTTCTGAGGAATTCAATTAGCCGGTGTTTAGCTGGTGCGTGTTTGATATGGTTTGGAGCTGAACTTTCCTGGAAGGTAGATCTCCAGGAACAGGATTGGGAACCCCTGATGTGAGAGATGCTTCAGTATCACAGAgagcttttaatatttcttagTTAATGCTTACGATACACAAATgatcaaaaggtttttttttgtcttatgctcaccaaagctacatttagttgattaaaaataaaataaagcagcaaAATTGTTTACTAATGTAATAtgttaaatgtatattgttgcaaagctgaattctcagcatcattatttcattcttcagtgtcacatgatttttcagaaatgtttctaaaataCTGATTTAGTGCTGAAGAAGCAGCTGAGCTgctttgtatatatttgttttctccagaattatttgataaatacaaAGTTCAAAATCAGCATTTATGTGAAATGAACATAAAGCTATTTGCAATAGTAGTTTACTGTGATTGCTACATAATAATATTCCACTGTATTGTAAGCAACCAACAGGCAGTTGTGACCCTCAGCTTGAAGATGAATTATGGGGACAAGTAACGTGAGAAGAATAACATATCCTGGTGGAAATCAGATTCCATGGTAGTACTTCATAAAAATGTTGATAGGATatatgtttcattgtttttaagaTGCCATAAAACTAACCATAAACCACATTCCTTCACAGACGCAGAAAAGGTAAGACAACAGCAATGTTCatgaaactaatttatttaaatatacaagaTGCCGTTAATTAAAGCGTTGCAAACCACTCgtttttactacaaaaaaatattatttaaaaaataaaaagatgttaaTATGAAGCTTGTCTAAGAAATTCACATACAGTTAAAAGTtcacacaaagacaaaatataCACACTATCTACAAAATGTGACGGTGGATAAACATGgtcatgaaatgcatttttcaacacAGCCCTGCCCACAAATAAATTAACGAAGCATAAATAATCTCTGCTCTGGTATTAATGGTTCACATGACATTACTTTGAGGAGGGCAGGTGCTCCGGCCAATCACATCACTTCTCAAGCTAGATGTTATAAAAGCAGTTTACTGAATGTTGTAAATATCTAACTGAGTAACCGTAGATTGTACTGCAGCGGCGGCTGGACTGGATGACAGAGGTCACACTGTGCCCTACTGGTCTGAACTGGTGTGGCTCACTGGAGGACAAGTGTTACATTCTTTCAAACTTATGAAACACTCACAAGGCGTCTTTGTTTTTCATAGAAGGTGAGTCACTGGATTCTCCCTGCTGTGTCTCTTTGGTCGAGAAAAGCGTGtagagcaaaaataaatacttgttGCAGTTTTTGTTTCAGGATGAACTTGACTCACCGTCTACCCTAAAGTTCTTTCAGGACCATCGGTTATCGGCTGAATGATTGCAAAAATAGCCACAACAGCACGGAACGTATTTCCTGCCTTTACAGATagatacaataataatacaaaaatccttcattgcttcttttaaaacaattcttCCCATCCGTTGTACAACACTAAATACAACAGATTTTCACCTGTGATTTCTGTGAACTCAAAAGCCCACTGAAGTTTAGCCGAGCTAATACCGAAGGAGATTACGAGAGATAAGGAGAGCTCAATGAGGGTGTTTAGCAATAcaatctgtctatctattaACGTTGAGTGAAAGACATCGTCTTCAGAGGGCCAGCCTCAGATAAATACCACAACCCATCTAGAAGCCCTTCACAATTCTGCAAACGCAAAGATGAGTTCTTCATTTGTCTTCATATTAATGGATATGTTCTCTTTAACAGTTCCTGTTCTGTCAAATCTAAATGGATAATTCATAGCTAGATTGTGTAGTAATGGCGATAACAGTAACTCGGCACTGTTAGTAATCTTGCAGAAAAGGCCTTTAGACATTAAAGCAATGGCATGTAATTTGGTGAAGGTCTTTGATGGTTATGTCGCTATTATTCTTCTTCACTGTGGGTGTTGCTGTGGTAATGTTCATGATTTAATTTCAATGACCTTGATGAAGGGCAGGTTCTTGTTGGTCTGGGTGGATGGTCTCAGTGGTTTGCTGCGGAGAAGACACATGGATTTGAATGTGTGGGCTTCTATGTCCGCTATCAAGCGTACGTGACTATTTGCATAAAAAGAATTTGCATGTAGATATCGGGATCGTTTGCATGTCCTACCTGTACACGATCTGAGCATTGCCTTCTGATGGCAGGTATGAGTTTGACCTTTGACTCCCCAGGTAGTAATCCATCTGATCACGCATCTGTTTGTTCTATAAGAAAAACACATTGAGGTCAGACGCCAGGAAACATTCATGAGATTAAAGGGTGGGTTTAGTAATTGCTTTTGAGGTCtggtaaaatt is part of the Puntigrus tetrazona isolate hp1 chromosome 16, ASM1883169v1, whole genome shotgun sequence genome and encodes:
- the c16h1orf43 gene encoding protein C1orf43 homolog isoform X1, whose protein sequence is MADGNTLSGVNIVLVMTYGSLVFVLLFIFVKRQIMRFAMKSRRGPHVPLGHNAPKELREEIDSRLSKVNDIRYEPHLLSKDDDRLKHQGQNGCYNYLFRMQALDAIRDSDIPFHELCRSASALTGRRYRKWLQDLRNSHSLFKSSHSALIDRLMEGYDNARHGTGVFGEAEFVKYKEDLAELADVVKTYSSTTSLNQQHQSAAKDLTSSPGPSSASTIQVTYLPSTGQRSKRPKHFLELKNFKDNYNTLESTL
- the c16h1orf43 gene encoding protein C1orf43 homolog isoform X2, translated to MRFAMKSRRGPHVPLGHNAPKELREEIDSRLSKVNDIRYEPHLLSKDDDRLKHQGQNGCYNYLFRMQALDAIRDSDIPFHELCRSASALTGRRYRKWLQDLRNSHSLFKSSHSALIDRLMEGYDNARHGTGVFGEAEFVKYKEDLAELADVVKTYSSTTSLNQQHQSAAKDLTSSPGPSSASTIQVTYLPSTGQRSKRPKHFLELKNFKDNYNTLESTL